ttccccttcctgggacaatgaattcacggtgttcttatttcagtttccaggagtgtatttaagtgcgTAAAATTGCAAAATCTCAAGTTACTGTGAACGCGAGATAACCCATTGCTAAAGTAAAATGCTGGTACTGTACAATAGCAACCGGTGTGACCGACACAGTGTTGAATGCAAGGATGCACGCGTGACTGTATTTTGTTATACAGGTACCGTAAGTCAGTTTGTGGAATGCAGTTCCATTCATTTTGCTCTTGGTCGAAGACAGGGATAGTTAATGATGCTTGTGAAAGACGCTGGAACTGTCGTTCGATGATGTGCCATACGTTGTCGACTGCAGACGAATCTAGGGACtgagctggccaaggcaacatgccgaaaTTTtgtagtgcatgttggagttcaacAGCGGAATGTGAGTGagagctatcctgttggaaaacactccctgggatactgttcatgaatggcaattcAACATGTAGAACCACCAGACTGACAAATTTACTGTGAAGGTGCGTGGGACATcaacgagagtgcttctgctgtcatatgaaatcttaccccataccataactccaggCTTAGACCCACTGTGTCTGGCACACAGACAAGTTCGTTGCAGGTACTCAACTGGCCTCGttgtaaccaacacacagccatcactggcacggaTGCtgtaccagttttcatcagaacacacaacaaaaaaaatgtctctaagcactgtgggacttaacgtctgaggtcatcggtcccctagacttagaactgcttaaacctaactaacctaaggacattacacatatccatacccgaggcagaattcgtaccagcgaccgtaggagcagcgcagttccggactgaagcgtctagaaccgcttggccccaGCGGCCGGCTTCTACTTTTCCTTGAatgtgctctcgcttgacaccgcagaagtggcaaatggcggtagtttgggtcAGTGGAATTAACACTACAGgcagtctggctcggagctgtcctccaagtaaccgatttttaaccgtacgctgtgtcactgtggtgcgaagtggtgctcaaattgctgctgctggtgcagtaccatgcgccagagtcatacgccgaacacgatgttctTTCGTGTCGGAAGCACCATGTAGCCTTCTGGAgaccgtcttcttgcgaccgtacatttccgTGACCGCtggtgccagcagtcatgtacagtatctacattcctgccaaatctctcTGGAATATCGTAGAAGCAATATTCAGTTTCTCGTAGCTCTATCATACAACTTCGTTCAATGTCAGTGTCgtgttgatgatggcgtctttctagccttaagggcattcttgactaacatcaactccactctcaagggtaactaacgctcaagagcTGTagaacgtgtaaaaaaaaaaaaaaaaaaaactcttatgcgactggtgcgaaatttgaatagacgtcatctttcagatgtagaaccacggcaaccaacttccgtttatgtctcaCAACCTCTCCTTGGCGCTGATATTTTTTTTGTCGGTGTAGATACATTTCCTCCATATGTCCTCTCATCCTCAACTGCGCTGAAAGCTTTTGAATCAGAGCCTCCTAAATAACTGACGAATCTTACGTTGTTCAACTGTTTATATTCTTCGAAAATGGTCAAGAACACACAGTGTTTTGTTTAAATgaatggataaaccataaatatcgtaattatcatttttttttttcaaatggctccaagcactattggacttaacatctgaggtcatcagtcccctagacttagaactacttaaacctaaccaacctaaggacaggatacacatccatgtccgaggcaggattcgaacctgcgaccgtagcagcagcccggttccggactaaagcgcctagaaccgctcgcccacagaggCCGGCAATCCCCATTTATCATACGTCAGTGATAAGAGGCAATTACGTATATTAAGATAAATTTAAACAACTGGAAATATAAAAATTTCGCCTTATATGGAGCGACGTGGGAAATTATGTGAACAGTGATCTGAATTGCCAATCTGCGGCTTGAAACGCCGACCTGCGTATTAGAGGGTGTGGACGACTGCACCACTTAGTTCAACAGATTTGAAAGATACCGTGCAGCTAAGACGTTTTTGTACTGATTCCGACATCGTACGCCACAACACAATGTGAGAATGATGTAGCTCAAATATATGGCCCTTGGAGGGTGTTCCCAAAGAGGGATTGTACTCCATCCATGATTTGCAGTTGGAACACCGGATAACAGATGGACGTGACCGTAAAACATATCTCAGTGAGACAGCTGGTGCCCCGTCGGCTGAGAAACAGCCAATGAGGGGCCAATGGAGCGCGTCGGTGCGGGAGCGCATGCGCGAGCCGGGCGTCGGGACGCCGGTCGGCGCCGTGTGGCGAGCGGGCGGGACAGTTGCTCTGCCGCTGCCGCCGGCACCGCCTCGTCTCAGGCCGCCTCGCCACCCCAGCAGCCGGGCTCCGGGACCGCCGGCATCTCGCCGTGTCACCGACACGTCACCCGCCACTGTGCGCTCCGCGAGTACGTCACGGCTGCCACTCCACGCCGGCGCAGTACGTAACTGTCCAGGACGACACCTTACGTGTCATTCCCGTGTCAGCTGTTCCTGTAACGAAATCAGTCACTGCGCTTTGCAGGGGATTTGTTTACAGTGTTTAGAAAACATTACGTCATTCCGTCATTTCATTTGGCCTGCCTGTAACTTACAAGTACAAATTGCCTCCATCGTATAAGCTGTTTATAAAACTATAAACGCAATGTATTGTCctgtgggtgaagtaagtgtcattgGTCACTGACCAAATCACTCAATTTCGTTTTCCACTGACGTTGATTGTGCTATAATAGTAATAACAAgtgtcattattttatttcttacaataACCAGAACAGACTTTCTGTTCAGATATGAACTAAGTAATTAACTCCTGCTCCATCGTAAAACCGAAAGTTCGCACAAGCAGTTTACTTCTAAATAAACGTAAATTGCCTCGAGAACAGCACAATACGAAGCTAAAATATATTTATCCAGAAATGTGAATTAAAGCTAAGTGACCTAGCGACATAAACAACTAACTGTTTACCTATAGAGCCTTCACAGTATGTCGTGTTCAGTACACATTGTCTGCGACGAGATTCATATATGTATAATCAATGAACACAATATGAGTCTAGAGTACTAAATCTTTGGCGCAagattatttaaatttattgactcAAAAAATTAGATCTAATTAATATTACAGAGATACAGGACCATCGCCTACGTTGCGTATGGCACTGATCATTAATTAACAATAACTTTGACTACTAAGTGAAATCCTTGCCGTCACTTGTGATAGATGAGGTCAATTCATACTGGTACAAAAACAACGGTGATCATGTATCCCGAGAACCCAGGATTTTATCACGTCTGGAAAGGCTGCCAACAACAGTGTGTTCTGCATGAATGAGACTTCATTAAGCGTGTGCAACTCATGGTCTAATGAACCATACCTAGTAAGCTGTTTCTGAAAAGTTACTTCTTCAATAATAGTTAACTGTTGGAAACATTATACGCCGATACAGTTACCTGTTAAGGATTGCGAGACGAGTGCACAATCACCTCTTGCTTTCTAATCTTTCGTAAAATAATATATCTTACTGAGAAAATGACCTATGATTGGCAAGGATGTCAGACGTGTTTAAAACAGTACAAGTCATTATACTACGCCTTATACGAATAAAACGACTTGACTAAAGAGATAATTATGGCGACGTAAACATGCCAATTTGTGGAACCTATTCGTCTTCTCGTGGCAGTAGGCGTTTATAGGACAGGAGGCAGCTATTTCAGTTAGACTATGAACCTTTCCAACCTCACATCTGCTTCAGAAATTGCCAGGTATAATCTGACTGAATACAACATCCTTAACGACATTATCCAGAACCAGGTAGTGCAAGCCCTCTTCTGCATGGTATACACCTGCATTTTTGTGCTCGGCGTGTTCGGAAACGTGCTCGTGTGCTATGTAGTGGGCCGTAACCGTGCCATGCAGACGGTGACGAACCTGTTCATCAGCAACCTGGCCCTGTCGGACATCCTGCTGTGCATCCTCTGCGTGCCCTTCACCCCTCTCTACACCTTCCTGGGCTCGTGGATATTCGGCAGTACTTTGTGCCACGTGGTGGCCTTCGCGCAAGGCACCAGCGTGTACATATCGACACTGACTCTCACGTCCATAGCGGTGGACCGCTTCTTCGTCATCGTCTACCCGTTCAAGCCGCGCATGAAGCTGGCGACGTGTACCATCATCATATCCTGCATATGGCTCTTCTCCGTGATGGTTACTCTCCCGTACGGCATATACACCGTGCTGCGCGCCGACAGGAGAGCGTTCTACTGCGAGGAGCACTGGCCGTCAGAGAGGGTGCGGCAGGTGTACGGCGGTCTCACGGCGACGCTGCAGTTCGTCCTGCCCTTCTTCATCGTCACCTTTTGCTACGTGAACGTCTCGCTGAAGCTGAACGATCGCGCCAGGGCCAAACCCGGCAGCAAGAACTCGAGGCGGGAGGAGGCGGATAGGGACCGCAAGAGGCGCACCAACCGCATGCTCATCGCCATGGTGACCATATTCGGCGTCTCCTGGATGCCGCTCACCATCGTCAACCTGACCAACGACCTGTACATGTCGACGGGCCGCTGGGAGTACTTCAACTTGAGCTTCTTCGTGGTGCACGCGCTCGCCATGAGCTCCACCTGCTACAATCCTTTCCTCTACGCCTGGTTGAACGAGAACTTCCGCAAGGAGTTCAAGCAGGTGCTGCCGTGCTTCGACCGGGCGGCGCTGCTGGCGGGAGGCCAGCGCGGGGGCAGCAACAGGGCCGGCGGGGGCGGTGGCGGCGCCACCACGGCCGGGGGCGGCGCGTCGT
This genomic interval from Schistocerca cancellata isolate TAMUIC-IGC-003103 chromosome 3, iqSchCanc2.1, whole genome shotgun sequence contains the following:
- the LOC126176300 gene encoding prolactin-releasing peptide receptor-like, with amino-acid sequence MNLSNLTSASEIARYNLTEYNILNDIIQNQVVQALFCMVYTCIFVLGVFGNVLVCYVVGRNRAMQTVTNLFISNLALSDILLCILCVPFTPLYTFLGSWIFGSTLCHVVAFAQGTSVYISTLTLTSIAVDRFFVIVYPFKPRMKLATCTIIISCIWLFSVMVTLPYGIYTVLRADRRAFYCEEHWPSERVRQVYGGLTATLQFVLPFFIVTFCYVNVSLKLNDRARAKPGSKNSRREEADRDRKRRTNRMLIAMVTIFGVSWMPLTIVNLTNDLYMSTGRWEYFNLSFFVVHALAMSSTCYNPFLYAWLNENFRKEFKQVLPCFDPGGGASCRSYGGGGGGAGWKSERTTCNGNDTLDSVLLTSAVHCRSTSVRRQTASSIPEEFEPSPAGEAGGGAAASYSAIADEVHLHLGPGLHKPDVPPGVLIESL